One part of the Carassius gibelio isolate Cgi1373 ecotype wild population from Czech Republic chromosome B6, carGib1.2-hapl.c, whole genome shotgun sequence genome encodes these proteins:
- the LOC127960093 gene encoding phosphatidylinositol glycan anchor biosynthesis class U protein, whose protein sequence is MAAPLTLLLIVAVTIRAVLFRSSLAEIISERVEVVSPLNAWKRVVEGLALLDLGVSPYSGDVFHETPFMIYLFHFTVDYAEIVFMIADGITAVALYLSVQIYNKDVFRKQKYALESDRYPADCLELLRSPKEMFYIPLKVAMFYLLNPFTILSCVAKSTCGLNNAIIALFIFCTLKGSALLSGILLALATYQSIYPLTLFAPALLFFLQRLYIPVNPRRSSFWYFTLQYAFIYVGSLVVITGLSFFLLGSWDFMPSVYGFILSVPDLTPNIGLFWYFFAEMFEHFRLFFSCVFQINVFFYTIPLSIKLKEHPVFLIFMQIAIISIFKSYPTVGDVALYMAFLPAWSHLYRFLRNIFLVSCVLLACSALFPVLWHLWIYAGSANSNFYYAITLLFNFGQILLVSDYFYAYLRREHHLTHGLYLQKKDGTEATLVLK, encoded by the exons ATGGCGGCTCCTTTAACCCTACTGCTGATAGTAGCTGTTACAATAAGAGCCGTTTTATTCCGATCCAGTTTGGCAGAAATAATTTCAGAGAGGGTCGAGGTGGTGTCCCCTTTGAATGCTTGGAAACGAG ttgTAGAGGGTCTTGCCTTGTTGGATCTGGGGGTCTCGCCTTACTCAGGAGATGTGTTTCATGAa ACACCCTTTATGATATACCTCTTTCATTTTACGGTTGACTATGCAGAGATTGTTTTTATG ATAGCAGATGGAATCACAGCGGTGGCTCTTTATCTTTCAGTTCAGATCTATAACAAGGATGTG TTTAGAAAACAGAAATATGCCTTGGAATCGGACCGGTATCCTGCCGACTGTTTGGAGCTCCTCCGCTCTCCGAAGGAAATGTTTTATATCCCCCTCAAGGTTGCCATGTT TTATTTGTTAAACCCCTTCACCATCCTGTCTTGTGTGGCAAAGTCAACTTGTGGGCTGAACAATGCCATTATTGCTCTCTTCATTTTCTGTACATTAAAAG GCAGTGCCTTGTTGAGTGGGATATTGCTGGCCTTGGCTACATATCAGTCCATCTATCCTCTGACCCTGTTTGCTCCTGCACTCCTGTTCTTCCTGCAG AGGTTATATATCCCAGTGAACCCGAGGAGGAGCAGTTTCTGGTATTTCACTCTTCAGTATGCGTTCATATATGTGGGCAGTCTGGTGGTGATCACTGGACTCTCTTTCTTCCTCCTGGGCTCCTGGGACTTCATGCCTTCTGTCTATGGATTCAT ATTATCTGTTCCTGACCTGACTCCAAACATCGGACTCTTCTGGTACTTCTTTGCAGAGATGTTTGAGCATTTCCGTCTCTTCTTCAGCTGCGTCTTTCagatcaatgtctttttttacaCCATCCCGCTCTCCATCAAACTCAA GGAGCATCCAGTGTTCCTCATCTTCATGCAGATTGCCATCATCTCCATCTTTAAGTCGTACCCTACTGTGGGAGATGTCGCCCTCTACATGGCATTTTTGCCAGCCTGGAGTCACCTTTACCGAT ttttgaggAACATCTTTCTGGTGTCGTGCGTGCTGTTGGCATGCTCCGCTCTCTTTCCTGTGCTCTGGCATCTCTGGATTTACGCTGGCAGTGCCAACTCTAATTTCTACTACGCCATCACATTGCTCTTCAACTTTGGACAG ATCCTCCTGGTTTCAGATTATTTCTACGCCTACCTGCGTCGAGAACATCACCTGACACACGGCCTCTATCTACAGAAGAAAGATGGCACTGAAGCCACTCTAGTGTTAAAGTGA